A single genomic interval of Chitinophaga sp. 180180018-3 harbors:
- a CDS encoding family 20 glycosylhydrolase, which produces MRKLSAFSNSFALFILLWVLLCHISTAQTRPAIIPEPVSLRQGEGTFVINDHTPLIISSDNPELAAMGNQVNGWISVLTGFTLPLTSKTTSPDGSIQLLLNPGLNSPDNDEGYTLSVTQQGIKIQARKTAGIFYGLQTLRQLLQFAADEGKQPFRLPVLEITDYPRFKWRGLMLDVSRHFFSKEFVKKYIDDMARYKFNIFHWHLTDDQGWRIEIKSFPRLTAIGAWRVPRTGKWWSFDPPQKNEKATYGGYYTQEDIKEIIAYAAERHITIVPEIDVPGHSLAAIAAYPYLSATGYIYPVNPGSEFYNKEDNTLNPADERVYAFLDKVFTEIAALFPGEYIHIGGDECTKHFWQHSAVVQDFMKKQGIPTEHELQSYFIKRVEKILKTKKKKMIGWDEILEGGLAPDATVMSWRGIQGGMDAAKQGHQVIFTPNSNTYLDLYQGDPLLEPDTYSMLRLHTSYQWNPIPAGVDSTLVLGGQGNLWTESVPGGRHAEYMTWPRSLALSEVFWSPSAKQDWGYFQQKLTPQFKILDVAQINYSRAAFDVLATAKHDPEKQLLVNLSTDIDGLDIYYTLDDTNPDTSSAHYTGTSIVIPKGIYQLRAQAFKGSAAVGKLLIAPREVLEKRAR; this is translated from the coding sequence ATGCGCAAGCTGTCAGCTTTTAGCAATTCTTTTGCTCTATTTATCTTGTTGTGGGTGCTTCTCTGTCATATAAGTACAGCGCAAACCAGGCCGGCTATTATCCCTGAACCGGTATCATTGAGGCAGGGAGAAGGAACATTTGTAATTAATGACCATACCCCCCTGATCATATCCTCCGACAACCCCGAGCTTGCCGCAATGGGTAATCAGGTGAATGGTTGGATCAGCGTGCTGACGGGCTTTACATTACCATTGACCAGTAAAACAACCTCCCCGGATGGATCTATCCAGCTATTGCTGAATCCCGGATTAAACAGCCCGGATAACGATGAAGGCTACACGTTATCTGTTACACAACAGGGCATAAAAATACAGGCACGTAAAACAGCAGGTATATTTTATGGATTGCAAACGCTCCGGCAGCTTCTTCAGTTTGCAGCCGACGAGGGTAAACAGCCTTTCCGTTTGCCGGTATTGGAAATTACAGACTATCCCCGTTTCAAATGGCGGGGCCTGATGTTGGATGTAAGCAGGCACTTTTTTTCTAAAGAATTTGTGAAGAAGTATATAGATGATATGGCCCGTTACAAATTCAATATCTTCCATTGGCATTTAACAGATGATCAGGGATGGCGAATAGAAATAAAATCGTTTCCCCGTTTAACAGCAATAGGTGCCTGGCGGGTGCCAAGAACAGGTAAGTGGTGGTCGTTCGATCCGCCTCAAAAGAATGAAAAGGCCACTTATGGGGGCTATTATACACAGGAAGACATTAAAGAAATTATTGCCTATGCCGCCGAAAGACATATCACCATCGTTCCTGAAATTGATGTTCCCGGTCATTCACTGGCTGCTATTGCAGCCTATCCTTACTTGTCTGCAACAGGATATATTTACCCGGTAAATCCCGGCAGTGAATTTTATAATAAGGAGGATAATACATTAAACCCGGCAGATGAACGTGTATATGCCTTTCTGGATAAGGTTTTTACAGAAATAGCAGCATTGTTTCCGGGAGAGTATATCCATATCGGTGGAGATGAATGCACGAAACATTTCTGGCAGCACTCCGCTGTTGTACAGGATTTTATGAAAAAGCAGGGGATACCAACCGAGCATGAGCTGCAAAGCTACTTTATTAAAAGAGTGGAGAAGATCCTGAAGACTAAAAAGAAGAAGATGATTGGCTGGGATGAAATCCTGGAAGGAGGACTGGCGCCAGATGCTACCGTAATGAGCTGGCGTGGCATACAGGGTGGAATGGACGCAGCCAAACAAGGGCATCAGGTGATTTTTACACCCAATAGTAATACCTACCTGGATTTATACCAGGGTGATCCCTTGTTAGAGCCGGATACTTACAGTATGCTTCGGTTACATACAAGCTACCAATGGAACCCCATTCCGGCAGGAGTGGATAGCACACTGGTTTTGGGAGGACAGGGCAACTTATGGACTGAATCCGTGCCAGGAGGCAGGCATGCAGAATACATGACATGGCCACGGTCGCTTGCATTATCTGAAGTGTTTTGGTCGCCATCAGCAAAACAGGACTGGGGATATTTCCAACAGAAATTAACGCCTCAGTTTAAAATACTGGATGTTGCACAGATCAATTACTCCAGGGCCGCTTTTGATGTGCTTGCAACAGCAAAACACGATCCGGAGAAGCAATTACTGGTTAATCTTAGTACTGATATCGATGGACTGGATATTTACTATACCCTGGATGATACGAATCCTGATACATCATCTGCGCACTATACCGGAACGTCTATCGTGATTCCTAAGGGGATTTATCAGTTGAGAGCACAGGCGTTTAAGGGGAGTGCAGCAGTAGGGAAGCTTTTAATTGCGCCGAGGGAGGTGTTGGAGAAGAGAGCGAGGTAG
- a CDS encoding SDR family oxidoreductase — MQNLKNKVAVVFAASGNIAAAVAKALSQHGAKVYVTARNLDAVKALAQEIKANGGLAEAAKVDAMNEPEIDAFLKKVVSDNSQLDIVFNGIGVDYSEMGGRLPTTTVTFEQFTAPITKICGSQFLTSRVAAKYMIATQSGGTILTLTAALSRSKIANWAGITTASAGIEGLTRVMAAEWGEHNIKVIGICPGALLETRRISGIINGTAKQLGIPPEQLAAQYKAFDILKTSPTLKQLGETAAFLASETGVAFNSHIVDVDCGKLNIL, encoded by the coding sequence ATGCAAAACCTAAAAAACAAAGTAGCCGTTGTGTTTGCCGCATCCGGAAACATTGCCGCAGCAGTAGCCAAAGCGCTTTCTCAACATGGGGCAAAGGTATACGTTACCGCCCGGAACCTGGACGCTGTAAAAGCCTTAGCTCAGGAAATCAAAGCCAATGGCGGGCTCGCGGAAGCCGCTAAAGTAGACGCCATGAACGAACCCGAAATAGACGCTTTCCTGAAAAAGGTTGTTTCCGACAACAGCCAACTCGACATCGTATTTAACGGTATCGGAGTGGATTATAGCGAGATGGGTGGCCGTCTGCCTACGACCACGGTAACTTTCGAACAATTCACGGCGCCGATAACAAAGATCTGCGGTTCGCAATTTCTTACTTCAAGGGTAGCGGCAAAATATATGATCGCCACCCAATCCGGGGGAACCATCTTAACACTCACCGCTGCGCTATCCAGGTCCAAGATTGCTAACTGGGCAGGGATCACTACCGCCAGCGCAGGCATTGAAGGATTAACAAGAGTAATGGCTGCTGAATGGGGAGAACATAACATCAAGGTGATCGGTATTTGCCCCGGTGCATTACTGGAAACAAGAAGAATCTCCGGAATAATTAATGGCACCGCCAAACAACTTGGCATCCCTCCTGAGCAGCTGGCGGCACAATACAAAGCCTTCGACATTCTGAAAACAAGCCCTACATTGAAACAACTCGGTGAAACAGCAGCGTTCCTCGCTTCTGAAACAGGCGTAGCTTTTAACAGCCATATTGTAGATGTGGACTGTGGCAAGCTAAACATATTATAG
- a CDS encoding alpha-L-fucosidase, giving the protein MKKSLLTVFAIFITAAGFCQTTLTNPRTDKKLLKNFQDARLGLFVHWMACFTPATGDSWEIGRKTSKATADSISFAWNPEKFDAKAIVDFAVKAGCKYITVIAKHHDGFCIWDSKYTDFDVTKTAFKKDILAELGAEARRRGLLYGIYYSIGDIHECEWTKIPYGGEIMPEPKGGKSHFVSFVHSQVKELIKKYNPDMLWFDGFWLGPYWTQQDGRDLYADIRQTKSATLSRGLSSTRDAEDKHDIFIPDGASGDYLCMEAKTSEGPDYPWEACTSVSYPVYAYDPNAQLLSKKELITMFSKVICGNGNLLLNIGPDRDGSLPSKLTNRFMEMSEWILKNKEAVYNTAGGPFKQGDWGGSTYKANKIFLHLRGNQQQVSINKLKGYKVLSATEITSGKKLNITESGKGYNIEIPKNFEGVDIPVIALTLNKQFVFTHWLSIQ; this is encoded by the coding sequence ATGAAAAAAAGTCTATTGACTGTCTTCGCTATTTTTATAACGGCAGCAGGATTCTGTCAAACTACACTTACCAATCCCCGAACAGATAAAAAACTATTAAAAAACTTCCAGGACGCCAGGCTGGGTCTATTTGTACATTGGATGGCCTGTTTCACTCCCGCTACCGGCGACTCCTGGGAAATAGGCCGCAAAACCTCCAAAGCTACCGCAGATTCTATCTCCTTCGCCTGGAACCCCGAGAAATTTGATGCAAAGGCCATCGTCGATTTTGCCGTAAAAGCAGGATGTAAATACATCACCGTCATTGCCAAGCATCACGACGGGTTTTGTATCTGGGATAGCAAGTACACAGACTTCGATGTAACAAAAACAGCATTCAAAAAGGATATCCTTGCTGAATTAGGTGCAGAAGCACGCAGACGAGGATTGCTCTACGGCATTTATTACTCCATTGGAGACATTCATGAATGCGAATGGACCAAAATTCCTTATGGCGGCGAAATCATGCCGGAACCTAAAGGTGGTAAGAGCCATTTTGTATCCTTTGTACATTCACAGGTAAAGGAACTGATTAAAAAGTACAATCCGGATATGTTGTGGTTCGATGGTTTTTGGCTGGGGCCTTACTGGACCCAACAGGATGGAAGGGATTTATACGCAGATATCAGGCAAACTAAATCTGCTACGCTCTCCAGAGGGCTATCTTCTACCCGTGATGCGGAAGATAAGCACGACATATTTATCCCTGACGGAGCTTCAGGCGACTATCTTTGTATGGAGGCTAAAACTTCCGAAGGACCTGATTATCCGTGGGAAGCATGTACCAGCGTAAGTTACCCTGTATATGCCTACGATCCCAATGCACAACTATTGTCAAAAAAAGAGCTGATCACTATGTTTAGTAAAGTGATTTGCGGCAACGGTAATCTTCTCCTGAACATAGGCCCTGATCGTGATGGAAGCCTGCCCTCAAAACTAACAAACAGGTTTATGGAGATGTCGGAATGGATATTAAAAAATAAGGAGGCGGTGTATAATACGGCCGGCGGGCCTTTCAAACAAGGTGATTGGGGAGGAAGTACCTATAAAGCCAATAAGATCTTTCTTCATCTTCGGGGAAACCAGCAACAGGTGAGCATAAACAAATTGAAAGGATATAAGGTGCTATCAGCAACCGAGATTACCTCAGGAAAGAAATTGAATATTACTGAATCGGGTAAAGGCTACAACATCGAAATACCTAAAAACTTTGAAGGGGTGGATATACCGGTGATTGCGCTAACGCTGAACAAACAATTTGTATTTACACATTGGTTATCGATTCAATAG
- a CDS encoding arylsulfatase has protein sequence MPDKAVKITCWFAIFAILPLLIVSVVCHAQAKPKKKPNIIIILADDMGFSDLGSFGSEIHTPHLDSLAKNGLVMNQFYNAGRCCPSRASLLTGLYPHQAGVGDMIQDRGYPAYQGYLNDSCATIAALLKTAGYTTIISGKWHVGAVPSAWACNRGFDISFTLQNNGSSYFNSKPLYNDGRKVTFLLGNKEVIREDTSLYLTQAITNFAIDALEAQKKNNRPLFLYLAYNAPHWPLQALPEDIARYKGKYTSGWDTLRQRRYEKLRAAGLIKKTWPLSSRFEKVPAWNILSAAEKEIQDTRMAIYAAMIDRMDTEIGRLLAKLHSLKQDKNTLIIFLSDNGGSADDVKHWDYVIQRSGTPGSVASIDSYESPWGNVSNTPFRLFKKNMHEGGISTPFIAWYPGVIKAGSVNSQVAHVMDIMPTCLDFAGVHYPAVFNTHALKPLEGISLRNAFHNKPFKNHRAICWEHEGNRAVRKGKWKLVAEKGTPWELYDMEKDRSETNNLAQQYTGKVQELQREYDTWAARVGVKDSL, from the coding sequence ATGCCTGACAAAGCTGTTAAAATAACCTGTTGGTTTGCCATCTTCGCTATCCTGCCCCTGTTAATAGTTTCAGTGGTATGTCATGCACAGGCAAAGCCGAAGAAGAAACCAAATATTATTATTATACTGGCCGACGACATGGGGTTTTCTGATCTGGGCAGTTTTGGTTCGGAGATCCATACACCACACCTGGATAGCCTTGCAAAGAACGGCCTCGTCATGAACCAGTTTTATAATGCAGGCAGATGCTGCCCATCAAGGGCTTCTTTACTGACAGGGCTGTACCCCCACCAGGCGGGTGTTGGCGACATGATACAGGACAGGGGCTATCCCGCCTATCAGGGCTATCTGAACGATAGTTGTGCTACGATTGCAGCACTATTGAAAACAGCAGGTTATACCACCATCATTTCGGGCAAATGGCATGTTGGTGCTGTGCCTTCGGCATGGGCCTGTAACCGGGGTTTCGATATATCCTTTACGCTGCAGAATAACGGAAGTTCCTACTTCAATTCGAAGCCACTGTATAATGACGGTCGTAAAGTGACTTTCCTCCTGGGCAATAAGGAAGTGATCCGGGAAGATACCTCTCTTTATCTGACACAGGCCATTACCAATTTTGCTATAGATGCGCTGGAAGCGCAGAAAAAAAACAACCGTCCCCTTTTTCTGTATCTGGCTTACAACGCACCCCACTGGCCCCTGCAGGCATTGCCGGAAGATATTGCCCGCTACAAGGGAAAATATACCAGCGGCTGGGATACACTACGGCAACGACGGTACGAAAAACTAAGGGCAGCAGGACTGATCAAAAAAACATGGCCATTGTCTTCCCGGTTCGAAAAAGTACCCGCCTGGAATATACTGTCGGCCGCAGAAAAGGAAATCCAGGACACCCGCATGGCAATATATGCGGCTATGATAGACCGTATGGACACCGAAATAGGCAGGCTATTGGCTAAACTGCATTCCTTAAAGCAGGATAAAAACACACTCATCATTTTTCTTTCTGATAATGGAGGCAGTGCCGATGACGTTAAACACTGGGATTATGTTATTCAACGCTCCGGCACTCCCGGATCTGTGGCCTCCATAGACAGTTATGAAAGCCCCTGGGGCAATGTCAGCAATACCCCTTTCCGTCTTTTCAAAAAGAATATGCATGAAGGTGGCATCTCTACGCCTTTCATTGCCTGGTACCCTGGCGTCATTAAAGCCGGGAGCGTTAATTCACAGGTGGCTCACGTGATGGATATTATGCCTACCTGCCTAGACTTCGCAGGCGTTCATTATCCGGCTGTTTTCAACACACATGCACTGAAGCCGCTGGAAGGCATCTCGCTCCGCAATGCCTTCCATAATAAGCCCTTTAAAAATCATCGGGCCATATGTTGGGAACATGAAGGCAACCGCGCTGTCAGAAAAGGTAAATGGAAACTGGTAGCTGAAAAAGGTACTCCCTGGGAATTGTATGATATGGAAAAAGACAGAAGTGAAACCAACAATTTAGCACAGCAATACACCGGCAAAGTGCAGGAACTGCAACGTGAATATGATACATGGGCTGCCCGCGTAGGCGTGAAAGATTCCTTATAA
- a CDS encoding RNA polymerase sigma factor, with protein sequence MEKAAILQSAIAGDINAFQTLFAEFQNQLKSYLYRLLTDRDYVDDLTHDTFIKAFTKISTFNQESSLKTWVFKIATNLAYDHLRKLKRWKADAQDRGADLAIGSEEVRRTFWMVHDTSPHGVYEMKEHIDFCFTCISKTLPIENQVALILKDIYDFPVREISLILDKTEGVIKHLLNDARNIMTDIFEDRCALVNKNGVCHQCSHINAIFNPKQDQQAELMKLELVKASKKYNREQLFALRTILVKAIDPLHSAGTDLQDTIMKCTRTAIGDSDFFAGELRKIE encoded by the coding sequence ATGGAAAAAGCAGCCATCCTTCAATCGGCTATAGCCGGAGATATCAACGCTTTCCAAACACTATTTGCCGAATTTCAGAACCAGCTGAAGTCTTATCTCTACCGGTTGCTTACCGACCGCGACTATGTAGATGACCTGACGCATGATACCTTTATCAAGGCATTTACGAAGATATCCACCTTTAACCAGGAGTCGTCTCTAAAAACCTGGGTATTCAAAATAGCCACCAACCTCGCTTACGACCATTTACGAAAATTAAAAAGATGGAAAGCAGATGCACAGGACCGGGGAGCAGATCTGGCCATAGGCTCGGAGGAAGTCAGGCGTACCTTCTGGATGGTGCATGATACCTCCCCCCACGGCGTTTATGAAATGAAAGAGCATATCGATTTCTGCTTCACCTGTATTTCAAAAACCTTACCCATAGAAAACCAGGTAGCGCTTATTTTAAAGGATATTTATGATTTCCCTGTGAGAGAAATTTCCCTTATCCTCGACAAAACGGAAGGCGTGATAAAGCACTTGTTGAATGATGCGAGAAATATCATGACAGACATTTTTGAGGACAGATGTGCCCTGGTTAACAAGAATGGCGTTTGCCATCAATGCAGCCATATCAATGCCATTTTCAATCCCAAACAGGATCAGCAGGCAGAGTTGATGAAGCTGGAACTGGTAAAGGCTTCAAAGAAATATAACAGAGAACAACTTTTTGCTTTGAGAACGATATTGGTAAAAGCTATTGATCCGCTGCACAGCGCAGGTACTGATTTGCAGGATACCATTATGAAGTGCACGCGAACGGCAATCGGAGACAGTGATTTTTTTGCGGGGGAATTGCGGAAAATAGAGTAA